One Streptomyces sp. 840.1 genomic window, GCCCGATGACCAGCCCCTCGGAGCCGTTCGGCATGAAGCCGCCCTCGCCGCTGAGGTTGGCGGTGCCGGGCGCGTCCGTGTCCGGGAGCACGCCCAGGATCGCCAGCACGCCCAGCACCAGGAACAGCGTGATCGCGACGACCTTGAGCGCGGCGAACCAGAACTCGAACTCACCGAACTTCGTCACCGAGGCGAGGTTCGTCCCCAGGAACACCACCATGAACAGCGCCACCCAGGCCCACTCCGGCGTCCCGGGCAGCCAGCCGGTGACGATCTTCGCCGCACCGATCCCCTCGAGGCCGACGGCGACGCAGAGCAGCACCCAGAACGCCCAGCCCGCCGTGAACCCGGCCCAGGGGCCGATCGCCCGCTCGGCGTGCACGGAGAAGGAGCCGGACGCCGGATTGGCGGCCGACATCTCGCCGAGCATCCGCATCACGAGCATGACCAGCAGCCCGGAGCAGGCGTAGGCGATGACGATCGAGGGGCCGGCCGCGGCGATTCCGGCGCCGGAACCGACGAACAGCCCGGCGCCGATGACCCCGCCGAGGGCGATCATCGACAGGTGGCGCTGCTTGAGCCCGTGGGTGAGGGCCGAGTCGGTCCCGTGGCCGGAGGTGACCGCAGGGGTGCCGGCGGGGGGAGGCACGGTGGTCCGAGGCATGGACGAGCTCTGTTCGGTCGGTGAGACGGGGGGACGTGTCCCAGTCTGGACGCGCGCACCGTTCATGCGGAACGGATGTCCGCTATACGGTCACCGTGCTCACACACGATGCGCACCGCGCTGCCGGGGGCGGCCCGGTGCCGAACTTCCTTCAGGGGTTCGCCGTTTAGAGGGAGTCGACAGTCGACTCCCGCCGCACCTCCCCGCCGAGGGGCGGTTGATCCGCCGCGACCTCCGTGATGAGCATCACGCGCAGGGGTGATTGTGTGTCGTGCTTTGTGCGAATCCCACCAAGCCTTCAACCGCCCCTTTGTGGGCCGCTGACGGTGATCCAGTGTCGCTCCGTCGGATAGCGTCAGGCTCAGCCCTCCACCCACCTGCCCTCACCCGCGGAGTCCCGATGAGTACTGCTGCCGCCGCCCCCGTCCGCACCGGAGCGGTCCTCGCCGACCTGCTGCCCGCCGCCCGGCACCGCTACGCCGTGGACACCGCCCTGGTGCTCGGCGGCGCCGCGCTCACCGGCATAGCCGCCCAGATCGCCGTGCCGGTCCCCGGTTCGCCGGTCCCGGTCACCGGCCAGACCTTCGCCGCGCTCCTGGTCGGCACCGCGCTCGGCGCCCGCCGCGGCTTCCTCGCGCTCGCCGTGTACGCGCTCGTCGGCATGGCGGGCATGCCGTGGTTCTCGGCCGGCAGCTCCGGCCCCGGCGGCGCCTCCTTCGGCTACGTGCTCGGCATGCTGCTCGCCGCGACCGTGGTCGGCGCCCTGGCCCGCCGGGGCGGCGACCGCTCGGCGCTGCGCACGGCGGGCACCATGGTGCTCGGCTCGGCCATCAT contains:
- a CDS encoding biotin transporter BioY is translated as MSTAAAAPVRTGAVLADLLPAARHRYAVDTALVLGGAALTGIAAQIAVPVPGSPVPVTGQTFAALLVGTALGARRGFLALAVYALVGMAGMPWFSAGSSGPGGASFGYVLGMLLAATVVGALARRGGDRSALRTAGTMVLGSAIIYSVGVPYLALSTGMSASAAIAAGLTPFLLGDALKAALAMGALPASWKLIGRRG